From a single Endozoicomonas euniceicola genomic region:
- the iscR gene encoding Fe-S cluster assembly transcriptional regulator IscR, which produces MRLTTKGRYAVTAMLDLALHADQGPVALADISERQGISLSYLEQLFSRLRRNELVCSVRGPGGGYRLSRDSQAIYVAQVIDAVDESVDATRCHGDGGCQQGAKCLTHHLWHDLSKQIHEFLGNISLADLVAKREVQNVAVRQDEQQGQDNKSVINSLL; this is translated from the coding sequence ATGCGATTGACCACTAAAGGACGCTACGCCGTAACTGCTATGTTGGACCTGGCGCTGCATGCGGATCAGGGACCGGTAGCCCTTGCCGATATTTCCGAGCGTCAGGGTATTTCACTTTCCTATCTGGAGCAGCTGTTCTCCCGCCTGCGTAGAAATGAGCTGGTATGCAGCGTGCGTGGGCCGGGTGGGGGATACCGCCTCAGTCGTGACAGTCAGGCTATTTATGTGGCCCAGGTGATTGATGCGGTGGATGAATCGGTTGACGCAACTCGCTGTCATGGCGATGGCGGTTGTCAGCAGGGTGCCAAGTGCCTGACGCACCATCTGTGGCATGACCTGAGCAAACAGATTCACGAGTTTCTTGGCAATATCAGTCTGGCTGATCTTGTCGCTAAAAGAGAAGTTCAAAATGTCGCTGTTCGTCAGGACGAACAGCAGGGTCAGGACAACAAGAGTGTGATTAACAGCCTGCTGTAA
- the iscA gene encoding iron-sulfur cluster assembly protein IscA: MAITMTAAAARHIRDQLDKRGKGLGIKVAVRTSGCSGMAYVLEFVDVKADDDSVFVSHDLEIHSDPKSLVYLDGTELDFVKEGLNEGFQFNNPNVASECGCGESFNV; encoded by the coding sequence ATGGCGATCACCATGACCGCTGCCGCAGCAAGGCATATCAGGGATCAGCTGGACAAGCGTGGTAAGGGCCTCGGCATCAAGGTGGCTGTTCGTACGTCTGGCTGTTCTGGTATGGCTTATGTACTGGAATTTGTGGATGTTAAAGCTGATGACGACAGCGTATTCGTCAGTCACGATCTGGAAATCCATTCTGACCCCAAAAGCCTGGTGTACCTGGACGGTACCGAGCTGGACTTTGTGAAAGAAGGTCTGAACGAAGGCTTTCAGTTTAATAACCCCAATGTCGCCAGTGAGTGCGGCTGCGGTGAAAGCTTCAACGTCTGA
- the hscB gene encoding Fe-S protein assembly co-chaperone HscB codes for MVDITKSYFELFQLPVACRVDLSLLSGRYRELQKAVHPDRFAGADDRQQRLAIQYAAYVNEGYETLKSPMARSLYLLELAGYKVDLEKNTVMDPVFLMEQMALREAMSEVRDHADPEAELERLVDEVDEGIETLFDTYEQLWLVANEESTEAVAKEDALKTAQDTVRKMQFMVKLAAELEQLESELLDS; via the coding sequence GTGGTTGATATAACAAAGAGCTATTTTGAGCTGTTTCAGCTTCCTGTCGCCTGCCGGGTTGACCTTTCGCTGTTGTCCGGGCGTTATCGTGAACTTCAAAAAGCCGTACACCCTGATCGTTTTGCCGGGGCGGATGATCGTCAGCAACGGCTTGCTATTCAATACGCTGCCTATGTCAATGAAGGCTATGAAACACTGAAATCACCCATGGCAAGATCGCTGTACCTGTTGGAACTGGCTGGTTACAAAGTAGACCTTGAAAAGAATACGGTGATGGACCCAGTGTTCCTGATGGAGCAGATGGCGTTGCGTGAAGCCATGTCAGAAGTGCGTGACCACGCTGATCCGGAAGCAGAGCTGGAACGCCTGGTTGACGAAGTAGACGAGGGGATTGAAACCCTGTTTGACACTTATGAACAGCTATGGCTGGTGGCTAATGAAGAAAGCACTGAAGCCGTCGCCAAAGAGGATGCGCTGAAAACCGCTCAGGATACTGTACGAAAGATGCAGTTCATGGTTAAGCTTGCGGCTGAGCTGGAACAGCTGGAGTCCGAGCTGCTGGATAGCTAA
- a CDS encoding IscS subfamily cysteine desulfurase has product MKLPIYLDYSATTPVDPRVAEKMSQCLVAEGNFGNPASRSHVFGWKAEEAVEDARRNVADLLGADPREIVWTSGATESDNLAIKGVAHFYSKKGKHIITSRIEHKAVLDACRQLEREGYEVTYLDPDSDGIITPEVVEAALRDDTILVSLMHVNNEIGVINDIAAIGEITRARKILFHVDAAQSVGKLPLDMNTMKVDLLSVCAHKMYGPKGIGALYVRRKPRVRLEAQIHGGGHERGMRSGTLATHQIVGLGEACRIAKEEMAIDHEHCLGLRQRFLNHFEGMEEVHVNGSLEQRVAGNLNISFAFVEGESLIMALKDVAVSSGSACTSASLEPSYVLRALGLDDELAHSSLRFSFGRFSTSEEVDYAANLVKDAVVKLRELSPLWDMYKDGVDLKSVQWVAH; this is encoded by the coding sequence ATGAAACTACCAATTTACCTTGATTACTCTGCAACGACACCGGTCGATCCTCGTGTCGCCGAAAAAATGAGCCAGTGTCTGGTTGCTGAAGGTAACTTCGGCAACCCTGCGTCTCGTTCCCATGTGTTTGGCTGGAAGGCAGAAGAAGCCGTAGAAGACGCACGTCGTAATGTGGCAGACCTGCTGGGTGCTGATCCCCGCGAAATTGTCTGGACTTCCGGTGCTACCGAGTCTGACAACCTGGCCATTAAAGGTGTTGCACACTTTTATTCCAAAAAGGGCAAGCACATTATCACGTCCAGAATCGAACACAAGGCGGTACTCGATGCCTGTCGCCAGCTGGAGCGCGAAGGTTATGAAGTGACCTACCTTGATCCGGATTCAGATGGCATTATCACGCCGGAAGTGGTGGAAGCTGCCCTTCGCGACGACACCATTCTTGTGAGCCTGATGCATGTCAATAATGAGATCGGCGTCATCAACGATATTGCGGCTATTGGCGAAATTACCCGGGCTCGTAAGATTCTGTTCCATGTGGATGCTGCCCAGAGTGTGGGCAAGCTTCCCCTGGATATGAACACCATGAAAGTTGATCTGCTTTCTGTTTGCGCGCACAAAATGTACGGACCCAAAGGCATCGGTGCCCTGTATGTTCGCCGTAAACCCCGCGTACGTCTGGAAGCTCAGATTCACGGTGGCGGTCATGAGCGTGGCATGCGTTCCGGTACTTTAGCGACGCATCAGATTGTTGGCCTGGGCGAAGCCTGTCGTATCGCGAAAGAGGAAATGGCTATCGACCACGAACACTGCCTGGGTCTGCGGCAGCGTTTCCTGAACCATTTTGAAGGAATGGAAGAAGTGCATGTTAATGGCAGTCTGGAGCAGCGTGTTGCCGGTAACCTGAATATCAGCTTTGCTTTTGTGGAAGGTGAATCTCTGATTATGGCCCTGAAGGATGTTGCGGTTTCCTCCGGTTCCGCCTGTACCTCTGCCAGTCTGGAGCCTTCTTATGTATTACGGGCGCTGGGGCTGGATGATGAACTGGCACACAGCTCTCTGCGCTTCAGCTTCGGTCGTTTTTCAACGTCCGAGGAAGTGGATTATGCCGCTAACCTGGTGAAGGATGCAGTGGTTAAGCTGCGTGAACTGTCACCTCTGTGGGACATGTATAAGGATGGCGTAGATCTGAAATCCGTGCAGTGGGTTGCACACTGA
- a CDS encoding IS91 family transposase, producing MTLADIADQYHDRFQDKYGNRLLPGHHKALNAIRHCRTPAAGMTLLECNDCQRRDHRPMSCGHRSCNRCQNTDTSEWLERQRQKLLPVEYFMVTFTLPAQLRQLAWQNQTTVYDLLFTEAAETLKTFGHNHKGLNARLGMTGVLHTHSRQLNYHPHVHFVVPGGGINTQRRQWRKLKGKYLFNSSNLAKVFRARLLKALDEAGLLTAKLKKSLPKTWVVNCQHTGKGEPALKYLSRYLYRGVISDRQIVASQNGKVTFTYRNSKSGTTEYRTLQGEDFLWLVLQHVLPKGLRRVRDYGFLHCRCRKLLRLVQLILQVIIKPATPVIRPKHTCQHCGSDMRAIAFRLMRPT from the coding sequence ATGACCCTCGCTGATATTGCTGACCAGTACCATGACCGCTTCCAGGATAAATACGGCAACCGACTGCTACCAGGTCATCACAAAGCCCTTAATGCCATTCGCCATTGCCGAACCCCGGCTGCCGGCATGACGTTACTGGAATGCAATGACTGCCAGCGCAGAGATCACCGGCCAATGTCGTGTGGGCACCGCAGCTGTAACCGTTGCCAGAATACCGATACCAGTGAGTGGCTGGAAAGGCAGCGACAAAAGCTCTTGCCCGTGGAGTACTTCATGGTGACCTTCACACTTCCGGCACAACTCAGACAGCTGGCCTGGCAAAACCAGACCACTGTCTATGACCTATTGTTCACAGAAGCAGCCGAGACACTGAAAACCTTTGGTCATAACCATAAGGGGCTGAACGCCCGGCTGGGAATGACTGGGGTACTGCACACTCACAGTCGTCAGTTGAATTATCATCCTCATGTTCATTTTGTGGTGCCCGGTGGAGGCATCAACACCCAACGTCGTCAATGGCGTAAGCTCAAAGGCAAATACCTGTTCAACAGCAGTAACCTTGCAAAAGTCTTTCGGGCTCGCCTGCTCAAGGCACTGGACGAAGCGGGTTTGCTGACAGCAAAGCTGAAGAAAAGCCTGCCGAAAACCTGGGTTGTTAATTGTCAGCACACAGGCAAAGGCGAACCCGCCCTGAAATACCTGTCCAGATATCTGTATCGAGGTGTCATCAGCGACCGACAGATTGTTGCCAGCCAAAATGGAAAAGTCACCTTCACCTACCGGAACAGTAAAAGTGGAACAACCGAATACCGAACCCTGCAGGGAGAGGACTTCCTCTGGTTAGTACTCCAGCACGTTCTGCCCAAAGGGTTAAGGAGGGTTCGGGATTACGGCTTTCTCCATTGTCGGTGCAGAAAACTACTCCGCCTGGTTCAGTTGATTTTGCAGGTGATCATCAAGCCTGCCACGCCAGTCATTCGCCCTAAACATACCTGTCAACACTGCGGTAGTGACATGAGGGCGATAGCCTTCAGGCTGATGCGCCCTACCTGA
- the cysE gene encoding serine O-acetyltransferase, with protein MFERLKEDIRTVMQRDPAARGTFEVVTNYPGLHALLLHRVAHKLWNAGFCWLGRTLSTFSRWLTGVEIHPGATIGRRFFIDHGMGVVIGETAVIHDDVTLYHGATLGGTSPNKGKDHPVNQGKRHPTLGNKVVVGAGAKILGPFTVGEGAKVGSNAVVVKEVPPGATVVGIPGRIVEKRTAIDFRHQQMAEKMGFDAYAVTEDMPDPTSNAITAMLDHLNAVEGRMLEICKVLESRGLCVDMNPMPELNEEDFVSLKGREKEKA; from the coding sequence ATGTTTGAGCGACTTAAAGAAGACATCAGAACCGTCATGCAACGTGACCCTGCTGCCAGGGGAACGTTTGAAGTAGTGACGAACTATCCTGGCCTGCACGCGCTGCTGTTGCATCGCGTTGCCCACAAGCTGTGGAATGCCGGGTTCTGTTGGCTGGGTCGCACTCTCTCAACATTCAGTCGCTGGCTGACAGGTGTTGAAATTCATCCCGGAGCCACCATTGGCCGACGTTTTTTTATTGACCATGGTATGGGGGTGGTGATTGGTGAAACTGCTGTTATTCACGACGATGTGACGCTTTATCACGGAGCAACTCTGGGGGGAACCTCGCCGAACAAGGGTAAGGATCACCCGGTGAATCAGGGTAAACGACACCCGACGCTTGGTAACAAGGTGGTGGTAGGAGCCGGTGCCAAAATCCTTGGGCCTTTTACCGTGGGCGAGGGTGCCAAGGTGGGTTCGAATGCTGTTGTCGTAAAAGAGGTGCCGCCCGGAGCCACCGTGGTTGGCATTCCGGGTCGTATTGTTGAGAAGCGGACAGCCATTGACTTCCGTCATCAGCAGATGGCCGAAAAAATGGGCTTTGATGCTTACGCGGTCACAGAGGATATGCCGGATCCGACGTCTAATGCGATTACTGCCATGCTGGATCACCTGAATGCGGTCGAGGGTCGGATGCTGGAAATCTGCAAAGTGTTGGAAAGCAGGGGGTTGTGCGTTGATATGAACCCGATGCCAGAGCTGAACGAAGAGGACTTTGTTTCCCTGAAGGGCAGGGAGAAGGAAAAAGCATAG
- a CDS encoding IS66 family transposase has translation MGCDNCSGTGKLLIAAPLNSQRLEVLDEPEQLATQQLRLEHQVEQMAIQRVQELNRPKLRVRAKKVLESLQNHWEGLTRFVTDPGIPMDNNAAEQALRTGVVGRKNYYGSGSVWSADIAAFLFSVFMTLKLWDINPKIWLGAYLEACAINGRKPPNDLTPYLPWLMSEERLCEMRNHDPPKV, from the coding sequence ATGGGATGTGACAATTGTTCCGGAACCGGTAAATTATTGATTGCCGCTCCCCTTAATAGTCAGCGACTTGAAGTGCTTGATGAACCAGAGCAGCTAGCAACACAGCAGTTACGGCTTGAACATCAGGTAGAGCAGATGGCAATCCAGAGGGTTCAGGAACTTAATCGTCCTAAACTGCGAGTCAGAGCGAAAAAAGTGCTCGAAAGTCTACAGAATCACTGGGAAGGATTGACCCGCTTTGTCACTGATCCCGGTATCCCCATGGATAACAACGCTGCAGAGCAAGCACTGCGCACAGGTGTCGTTGGCAGGAAGAATTACTACGGCTCTGGCAGCGTATGGAGTGCTGATATAGCCGCTTTTCTATTCAGCGTTTTTATGACGCTAAAGCTTTGGGATATTAATCCAAAAATCTGGCTGGGTGCCTATCTTGAGGCTTGTGCCATAAATGGCAGGAAGCCACCTAATGATCTCACTCCTTATCTGCCCTGGTTAATGAGTGAGGAGCGGCTTTGTGAAATGCGCAATCATGATCCGCCAAAGGTATAA
- a CDS encoding inositol monophosphatase family protein produces MQPMVNMALRAARAAAEIIVHAYRDLENLKVEAKDRNDFVTQVDRASEEMIISSLRKAYPDHGFFGEESGHVEGKGEGKDYLWIIDPLDGTTNFIRGIPQFAISIACQYRGRIEHAVILDPIKDETYCASRGQGAMLNSKRIRVSDRRSMEGALIGTGIPFSGNNLNYLDGYLNMMRAMLGDTAGIRRCGAASLDLAYVASGKLDAFWEFGLKSYDMAAGSLIIQEAGGLCSDFMGGHDFLEKNQIVCGNPKLFKEMLKRIRPFVVEKMGR; encoded by the coding sequence ATGCAACCCATGGTAAATATGGCTCTGCGCGCCGCTCGCGCTGCTGCCGAAATTATTGTTCACGCTTACCGCGACCTTGAGAATCTCAAGGTGGAAGCCAAAGATCGCAATGACTTTGTGACCCAGGTGGATCGTGCCTCAGAAGAGATGATCATCTCCTCCCTGCGTAAAGCTTATCCTGACCATGGCTTCTTCGGTGAAGAATCCGGTCATGTAGAAGGCAAGGGTGAAGGCAAGGATTACCTCTGGATTATTGATCCCCTGGATGGCACCACCAACTTTATCCGTGGTATCCCTCAGTTTGCTATCTCTATTGCCTGCCAATACCGCGGCCGCATCGAGCACGCTGTCATTCTAGACCCGATCAAAGATGAAACCTACTGCGCAAGTCGTGGTCAGGGCGCCATGCTGAACAGCAAGCGCATCCGTGTCAGCGACCGTCGTTCCATGGAAGGTGCCCTGATCGGTACTGGCATCCCATTTTCTGGTAATAACCTGAACTACCTGGACGGCTACCTGAATATGATGCGCGCCATGCTGGGTGATACTGCCGGTATCCGTCGCTGCGGCGCAGCCTCTCTGGATCTGGCCTACGTTGCTTCCGGCAAGCTGGACGCTTTCTGGGAATTCGGCCTGAAGAGCTACGACATGGCAGCGGGCTCCCTGATCATTCAGGAAGCAGGCGGTCTGTGCAGTGACTTTATGGGTGGTCACGACTTCCTGGAGAAAAACCAGATTGTCTGCGGCAACCCAAAACTGTTCAAAGAGATGCTGAAGCGGATTCGTCCGTTTGTGGTGGAAAAAATGGGACGCTAA
- the iscU gene encoding Fe-S cluster assembly scaffold IscU — translation MAYSKKVEDHYENPRNVGKLDAKAENVGTGMVGAPACGDVMRLQIQVSDEGVIEDARFKTYGCGAAIASSSLATEWMKGKTLDEASEIKNTDIAEELALPPVKIHCSVLAEDAIKAAVDDYRNKRSGESAV, via the coding sequence ATGGCTTACAGTAAAAAGGTGGAAGACCATTACGAGAACCCTCGTAATGTCGGTAAACTTGACGCCAAAGCGGAAAACGTCGGTACTGGCATGGTCGGCGCACCAGCCTGTGGCGACGTTATGCGACTGCAGATTCAGGTAAGTGATGAAGGGGTGATTGAAGACGCCCGCTTCAAAACCTACGGCTGCGGTGCCGCTATTGCCTCCAGCTCTCTGGCGACAGAGTGGATGAAAGGCAAGACGCTGGATGAGGCGTCCGAAATCAAGAATACCGATATCGCTGAAGAACTGGCTTTGCCGCCAGTTAAAATTCATTGCTCTGTTCTGGCTGAAGACGCCATCAAGGCGGCAGTGGATGACTATCGTAATAAACGTAGCGGTGAATCCGCAGTCTGA
- the trmJ gene encoding tRNA (cytosine(32)/uridine(32)-2'-O)-methyltransferase TrmJ, translated as MNDYAAKEPVINGSLALDNISIVLINTTHPGNIGAAARAMKAMGLSRLVLVGPADFPSGHATALASGADDILANARVVDTLDEALAGCQFVVGTSARVRGVSLELVEPKVCASQILDEAEQAQVALVFGREDRGMTNEELRRCHLQVHIPTNPDFSSLNLGAAVQVMAYELRMTQLAGQGGVEVPKTKQVAHASQEDMERFYQHLYETLIQIGFLEHSSHEKIMAKLRRMYGRIRPDRVELSILRGILSETGKFAKNSLAPSIEPKKQG; from the coding sequence GTGAACGACTACGCTGCGAAAGAGCCGGTAATCAATGGCTCGCTGGCTCTCGATAATATTTCTATTGTCCTGATTAATACCACTCATCCCGGCAATATTGGTGCGGCAGCCCGAGCCATGAAGGCAATGGGGCTCAGCCGTCTGGTTCTGGTCGGTCCGGCAGATTTCCCTTCCGGTCACGCAACGGCGCTGGCTTCCGGGGCGGACGATATTCTTGCTAATGCCAGAGTGGTCGACACGCTGGATGAGGCGCTGGCTGGTTGTCAGTTTGTGGTGGGTACCAGCGCCAGGGTGCGTGGTGTATCACTGGAGCTGGTTGAGCCTAAAGTCTGTGCCAGCCAGATTCTGGATGAGGCAGAACAGGCTCAGGTGGCACTGGTCTTTGGCCGGGAAGACCGGGGGATGACCAACGAGGAACTGAGGCGCTGTCATTTGCAGGTTCATATTCCGACCAATCCCGACTTCAGTTCACTGAACCTTGGTGCAGCGGTTCAGGTGATGGCTTATGAGCTGCGCATGACTCAGCTGGCTGGACAGGGTGGCGTTGAGGTGCCTAAAACGAAACAGGTAGCCCATGCTTCTCAGGAGGATATGGAGCGTTTTTACCAGCACCTTTATGAAACTCTCATACAAATAGGCTTTCTTGAACACAGTAGTCATGAGAAGATCATGGCGAAATTAAGACGTATGTACGGACGGATTCGTCCGGATCGTGTAGAGCTGAGTATTCTACGTGGCATTTTGTCCGAAACCGGTAAGTTTGCGAAGAATTCTTTAGCCCCTTCTATAGAGCCAAAAAAGCAAGGCTGA
- a CDS encoding tyrosine-type recombinase/integrase, giving the protein MVKPPSVRRLPDILTTDELTRLLDTCRKPEIRTFILTTYSMGLRLSETLNLTVNDIDSNRMRVHLRQCKGQKDRYVPLPAETLTALRQHWKTHRNPRWLFPQGQNMQAQHKAAKPMNRSLPQKAMRKLVQECRINKVVSLHSLRHSFATHLLEQGLSLRAIQDILGHMRPETTALYTRLTETVELNTHRVINQLVDELKCGD; this is encoded by the coding sequence ATCGTCAAGCCACCCTCTGTCCGACGGCTGCCAGACATTCTCACCACCGATGAACTTACACGGTTGTTGGATACTTGCCGAAAGCCTGAAATTCGCACATTTATACTCACCACCTACAGCATGGGACTGAGGTTGAGCGAAACTCTCAACCTGACGGTCAATGACATTGACTCAAACAGGATGAGAGTCCACCTCCGACAATGTAAAGGTCAAAAAGACCGTTACGTACCATTACCTGCCGAAACGCTCACGGCTTTGAGGCAACACTGGAAAACCCACCGAAATCCGCGCTGGCTGTTTCCACAGGGACAGAACATGCAGGCACAGCACAAAGCTGCAAAGCCTATGAATCGCTCCCTGCCTCAAAAAGCCATGAGAAAGTTAGTTCAGGAATGCAGGATAAACAAGGTGGTCAGCCTCCACTCCCTGCGACACAGTTTTGCAACCCACCTTCTGGAGCAAGGGCTCAGCCTCCGGGCTATTCAGGATATCCTCGGTCATATGCGCCCGGAAACCACAGCGCTCTATACCCGGCTGACTGAAACCGTCGAGCTCAACACTCATCGCGTTATCAACCAGCTGGTTGACGAACTGAAGTGTGGGGACTGA
- a CDS encoding ISKra4 family transposase, whose product MNASYANTLDFQFFSPAQDHFNSMIRHLESACLQEHGTTEEYIRTNGDELLRLMFQGYLDKQAEDEERAVSVTPSDGIPRNHIRQNTSRVLTTVFGKITVKRFAYSQRNVSNEFPLDAGLNLNNDQYSDGVRKRVVTDAIDRSYDNVVKRHRENCPGIVGKHQAIKLVEGTAQDFVEFYEQRTIEDEQTDDLLVLSFDGKGLVMLPDGLREATRKNAEKSKKKCQTRLSPGEKKDRKRMAMVATVYTVRANPRSPESIMNSEKKADNVVKFRPPIRNKRVWASVERDGETVIEEAFDEALKRDPERKRQWVVVVDGHPHQLKMIERVARRKQVKTSIVMDFIHVLEYLWKAAHCLHDKGDKSIEKWVEQQALKILHGQSGWVARGIKQSATKRKLKNREAIDKCAGYLQKNRDRLCYDKALRSGFPIASGVIEGACRHLINDRLDITGARWSLQGAEAILKLRSINSSGDWDEYWSYHHSCSKKRNYGELVVNRASS is encoded by the coding sequence GTGAACGCATCTTACGCTAATACTCTCGACTTTCAATTTTTTTCTCCTGCACAGGATCACTTTAATAGCATGATCCGCCACCTCGAATCTGCCTGCCTGCAGGAACATGGCACAACTGAAGAGTACATTCGAACCAATGGGGACGAGCTGCTTCGGCTAATGTTTCAGGGCTATCTCGATAAACAGGCTGAAGATGAAGAAAGAGCAGTGTCTGTCACTCCCTCTGACGGCATACCTCGTAACCATATTCGTCAAAATACCAGCCGGGTTCTCACCACGGTGTTTGGCAAGATAACGGTCAAACGGTTTGCTTATAGCCAGCGCAATGTCTCCAACGAATTCCCACTGGATGCCGGGCTCAACCTTAATAACGACCAATATTCTGATGGTGTACGCAAGCGTGTGGTCACGGATGCTATTGATCGTTCTTATGACAATGTCGTCAAACGGCATCGTGAAAATTGCCCCGGCATAGTTGGCAAGCACCAGGCAATAAAGCTGGTTGAAGGCACAGCTCAGGATTTTGTCGAATTCTATGAACAACGAACCATAGAAGATGAGCAAACAGATGATCTATTGGTTCTGAGCTTTGATGGGAAAGGTCTGGTCATGTTGCCAGATGGGTTAAGGGAAGCGACCCGCAAGAATGCAGAGAAAAGCAAGAAAAAATGTCAGACACGTTTAAGTCCGGGAGAAAAGAAAGACCGGAAGCGTATGGCTATGGTGGCGACTGTTTACACTGTGCGGGCAAACCCACGCTCACCAGAGTCCATCATGAACTCTGAAAAGAAAGCGGACAATGTCGTCAAATTTCGACCTCCAATACGCAACAAGAGGGTTTGGGCCAGTGTTGAGAGGGACGGAGAAACAGTCATCGAAGAAGCCTTTGATGAGGCTCTCAAGCGTGACCCGGAACGAAAACGACAATGGGTTGTCGTGGTCGATGGGCATCCGCATCAACTGAAAATGATTGAAAGAGTCGCCCGCAGAAAACAGGTCAAAACCAGCATCGTAATGGATTTCATTCATGTGCTGGAATATCTGTGGAAAGCCGCTCATTGTCTGCATGATAAAGGTGATAAATCTATTGAGAAATGGGTTGAGCAGCAAGCACTGAAAATTCTTCATGGGCAGTCGGGCTGGGTAGCCAGGGGCATAAAGCAAAGTGCCACGAAACGAAAATTGAAGAATCGGGAAGCTATTGATAAATGTGCTGGCTATCTGCAAAAAAACAGAGACCGGCTTTGCTACGATAAGGCGCTGCGCTCAGGCTTTCCTATTGCCAGCGGAGTGATTGAAGGCGCTTGCCGACATTTGATAAATGACCGTCTTGATATAACAGGCGCACGATGGAGCCTGCAAGGCGCGGAAGCCATTCTGAAGCTTCGCTCAATAAACTCCAGTGGAGACTGGGATGAATACTGGTCATATCACCATTCGTGTTCTAAGAAACGAAATTACGGTGAGTTGGTGGTGAATAGGGCTTCGTCGTAG
- the tnpC gene encoding IS66 family transposase, whose product MQNAHVSGSGTTPALLPAPFATSQVILTKQEHIQLKQQANLWHAMWKAACGREKKVLAKNASLIAQHKAEMAGLNTQVADLKSELAHMKHLLFGRKSEKTSSSSKKSGNTTRPPSNRKRGHQPGVPGSGRHLHNNLPVVHESVDLPVDKQCCTVCHRPFKSFFNDDSCDVIEVEVKAHVRRYHRRHYQKTCQCPETPNITTPPPPPRLINKGKLGISVWVELLLNKYAYGIPINRQLESYKTQGLELSQATISFGLEAITPFFEPVAEATREFVASSDQWHADETRWISWAHETTGSHKHWLWVFLCDQAVYFSIADTRAAVVPESIIGDGAGTLVCDRYSAYKKLANDAVSINLAFCWAHVRRDFIDAQRGDPELEKWSATWVNRIGRLYHLRGVA is encoded by the coding sequence ATGCAAAATGCTCATGTTTCAGGATCAGGCACAACACCTGCATTACTGCCTGCCCCCTTTGCTACCTCGCAGGTCATCCTCACCAAGCAGGAACACATCCAGCTAAAACAGCAGGCCAACCTCTGGCATGCCATGTGGAAGGCGGCCTGTGGCCGAGAGAAAAAAGTATTGGCTAAAAATGCCTCTCTTATCGCTCAGCATAAAGCCGAAATGGCTGGGTTGAACACCCAGGTCGCTGATCTGAAATCAGAACTGGCACACATGAAGCACTTGCTTTTCGGTCGTAAATCAGAGAAGACCAGTTCTTCTTCAAAGAAAAGTGGCAATACTACCCGGCCACCTTCAAATCGAAAACGAGGTCACCAGCCCGGAGTCCCCGGCTCTGGTCGCCATCTTCACAACAACCTGCCAGTGGTTCATGAGTCTGTAGACTTACCAGTGGACAAACAGTGTTGTACAGTCTGTCACCGGCCATTCAAGTCTTTTTTCAATGACGACAGCTGCGACGTAATTGAAGTTGAAGTTAAGGCTCACGTTCGTCGTTATCACCGAAGGCATTACCAAAAAACTTGCCAGTGCCCTGAAACGCCCAATATTACTACTCCACCACCTCCACCAAGACTCATCAACAAAGGAAAGCTTGGTATTTCTGTCTGGGTGGAGCTGTTGCTGAATAAGTACGCATACGGCATCCCCATAAACAGGCAACTTGAGTCTTATAAGACTCAGGGACTGGAACTGTCGCAGGCGACCATCTCCTTTGGCCTGGAAGCTATAACGCCCTTTTTTGAGCCGGTTGCCGAAGCTACTCGGGAATTCGTCGCCAGTAGCGATCAGTGGCATGCTGATGAAACCCGGTGGATCAGCTGGGCACATGAGACCACAGGTTCTCACAAACATTGGCTTTGGGTATTTCTCTGTGATCAGGCGGTTTATTTCAGCATTGCTGACACCCGTGCGGCTGTCGTACCAGAGTCGATCATTGGTGACGGGGCTGGAACGCTGGTGTGTGACCGATACTCAGCGTACAAAAAGCTTGCGAATGATGCGGTGTCTATTAATTTAGCTTTCTGCTGGGCTCACGTCAGGCGGGATTTTATTGACGCTCAACGAGGTGATCCGGAGTTGGAGAAATGGAGCGCCACCTGGGTGAACAGGATTGGTCGTTTATATCATCTTAGGGGAGTGGCATAA